One region of Primulina tabacum isolate GXHZ01 chromosome 1, ASM2559414v2, whole genome shotgun sequence genomic DNA includes:
- the LOC142550262 gene encoding protein SMAX1-LIKE 6-like, translating into MPTPVSVARQCLAEEAAATLDDAVAVAKRRSHAQTTSLHAISALLALPSSSLREACTRVRSSACPPRLHFRALELCVGVALDKVSACKSLGEDPPVSNSLMAAIKRSQANQRRHPDTFHLYQQQLSTNYSTQTSISVVKVELRHFVVSILDDPIVSRVFSDAGFRTNELKLAVINPLTMSRFSMIPRCPPLFQWGLSDLESKDRGSNFLSCKTAAEIGDENLRRVGEILAKGDKRNPLMIGVCAKDALSNFMDGLKKGETGFLPKQIDGLSLISVDHEFSKFINKDLSEEMMELKFKEVDDMSKNCHGTGMIVNCGDLKPFVDAESINSVNILISRLKSLLSSSKGKLWVIGFLAGDDDYKKLLERFPCIDMELDLQMLPITSSKPSASGGNFFKSSLMGSFVPFGGFFPMPSEQDTRGSDATQSSSLCNLCNEKYEQEVSVLKGTPIDADYQSTNLSSWLPMAECETSKRSNTLEAQDEKTLLDFRVMVLHRKWSGICQQLHRTCTSQDTISEAELRTFSIPPSHNVPTRKLSFQVDSVLSRSISPGTPSELLNRSSSKPKFSSPNALESGANVLVEVPAQSLEMDALPNPSCSQQQTVIPTSDISLTTDLGLGTLYASNREGRSRPNLQGQSFLKLPITHENTPGQEMQAYTKGLEYPWKILSEKICWQFEAIQTIGRTLFCCRDGDSRHQCPKKGNHWLSFLGPDKVAKRKIAATLAEIVFGGSEHFLSLDLSSQDATGLSYPGSIFYSYDSIYHDMKSERKMIVDCLADELRKRPFSVILLENIEKADFLVQNSLSQAVKTGKFSDSHGRDISINKVIFVIASRVLKSGEDLIFREAVSEFSEEKILQARNLQMQILIGSVHGDINSPTTVSVTPGNGVYKRKLANHESTESVTSKRSRQFSRSIIDLNLPVEDMDEDIDICRSHGESGNSENSEVWLEELLIRVDENVVFEPFDFDSLAKKILKDIDVGLQRTVGTKILLEIDQEVMVQILAAAWLMERENALEDWIEQVLFPSIKKARQMYNATSDFVLKLVSCDGLVAEEQAPGLCLPARVIVN; encoded by the exons TCGACAAGGTTTCGGCTTGTAAATCCCTCGGTGAGGATCCGCCGGTTTCGAATTCTTTAATGGCTGCGATCAAGAGGTCCCAAGCCAATCAGAGACGGCACCCCGACACCTTCCATCTGTATCAGCAGCAATTGAGTACGAATTATTCGACTCAGACGTCGATTTCTGTTGTGAAAGTTGAATTGAGGCATTTTGTTGTCTCCATTTTGGATGATCCGATCGTTAGTAGGGTTTTCTCTGATGCTGGTTTTCGAACCAACGAGTTAAAATTGGCCGTTATAAACCCGCTCACCATGTCGAGATTCTCGATGATTCCTCGCTGCCCGCCTCTATTTCAGTGGGGGTTGAGCGATTTAGAATCGAAAGATCGCGGCTCTAATTTTCTATCATGCAAGACTGCTGCAGAAATCGGTGACGAGAATTTACGACGAGTTGGGGAAATTCTTGCGAAGGGAGATAAGAGAAATCCGCTAATGATTGGTGTTTGTGCTAAAGATGCGTTAAGTAACTTCATGGATGGTTTGAAGAAGGGTGAAACAGGATTTTTGCCCAAACAAATTGATGGGCTGAGCTTGATCTCTGTCGACCATGAGTTTTCTAAGTTTATCAACAAAGATTTAAGTGAAGAAATGATGGAATTGAAGTTCAAAGAGGTGGATGACATGTCTAAGAATTGCCATGGAACCGGGATGATTGTGAACTGTGGGGATCTTAAGCCTTTTGTGGATGCCGAATCTATAAATTCTGTGAATATTTTGATTTCACGGCTGAAAAGTTTGTTGAGCAGCTCAAAAGGGAAATTGTGGGTGATTGGTTTCTTGGCAGGTGATGATGATTATAAAAAACTATTAGAGCGGTTTCCTTGTATTGACATGGAGTTGGATCTGCAAATGCTGCCCATTACTTCTTCCAAACCTTCCGCAAGTGgaggaaatttttttaaatccag CTTGATGGGGTCGTTTGTTCCATTTGGTGGATTCTTTCCCATGCCATCGGAACAAGACACCCGAGGCTCCGATGCAACTCAATCTTCAAGCCTTTGCAACTTATGCAATGAAAAGTATGAACAAGAAGTTTCCGTTCTGAAGGGAACACCCATTGATGCAGATTATCAGTCGACTAATCTATCTTCTTGGTTGCCAATGGCTGAATGCGAGACAAGCAAGAGATCGAATACATTAGAG GCCCAAGATGAAAAAACTCTATTGGATTTTAGAGTTATGGTGCTTCATAGAAAATGGAGTGGCATCTGCCAGCAGCTTCATCGCACTTGTACATCTCAAGATACTATTTCTGAAGCCGAGTTACGAACTTTTAGCATTCCACCATCTCATAATGTTCCTACTAGGAAACTCAGTTTTCAGGTTGATTCAGTATTGAGTAGAAGCATAAGTCCTGGCACACCTTCAGAATTACTGAATCGCTCTTCCTCCAAGCCAAAGTTTTCTAGTCCCAATGCACTGGAATCTGGTGCAAATGTATTAGTTGAGGTACCAGCACAAAGCTTGGAGATGGATGCTCTTCCAAACCCTTCCTGTTCTCAGCAACAGACGGTAATACCTACCTCTGATATTTCTTTGACCACCGATTTGGGGCTTGGAACACTTTATGCTTCTAATAGAGAAGGAAGAAGTAGACCCAACTTGCAAGGGCAGAGTTTCCTTAAATTGCCTATAACCCACGAGAATACCCCTGGTCAAGAAATGCAAGCATATACAAAAGGCCTTGAGTACCCGTGGAAAATTCTGTCCGAGAAAATTTGCTGGCAGTTTGAAGCCATTCAAACTATTGGTCGAACTTTATTTTGTTGTAGAGATGGAGATTCAAGACATCAATGTCCAAAAAAGGGAAATCATTGGCTCAGCTTTCTGGGACCTGATAAAGTGGCTAAGAGAAAAATAGCCGCCACACTTGCTGAGATAGTTTTTGGTGGATCGGAACACTTTCTATCTTTGGATCTGAGCTCTCAGGACGCAACTGGCCTCTCTTACCCTGGCTCGATTTTTTATAGTTATGATTCAATATATCATGACATGAAATCTGAAAGGAAAATGATAGTTGATTGCCTTGCTGACGAGTTGCGCAAGCGTCCTTTCTCTGTTATACTTCTGGAAAACATAGAAAAGGCAGATTTCTTGGTCCAGAATAGTCTATCTCAAGCTGTCAAAACTGGAAAATTTTCCGATTCCCATGGTAGAGACATCAGTATCAACAAAGTTATCTTTGTCATTGCTTCAAGGGTTTTAAAGTCTGGTGAAGATCTTATTTTTAGGGAAGCAGTATCTGAATTTTCTGAAGAAAAAATATTACAGGCCAGAAATCTGCAAATGCAAATTTTGATTGGATCTGTCCACGGAGATATCAATAGTCCAACAACTGTTTCAGTTACTCCGGGCAATGGTGTGTATAAAAGGAAATTGGCGAATCACGAGTCTACCGAGTCTGTGACATCAAAACGCTCGCGCCAATTTTCAAGATCCATTATTGATTTAAATTTACCCGTCGAGGATATGGATGAGgacattgatatttgcagaagCCATGGTGAGAGTGGTAACTCGGAAAATTCAGAGGTATGGTTGGAAGAGTTGCTTATTCGTGTTGACGAAAACGTGGTCTTCGAACCATTTGACTTTGATTctcttgcaaagaaaatattgaaggaCATTGATGTAGGATTACAGAGAACAGTTGGAACCAAGATTTTACTGGAAATTGATCAAGAAGTTATGGTTCAAATACTAGCAGCAGCTTGGTTAATGGAGAGGGAAAACGCATTGGAAGATTGGATTGAACAAGTTCTTTTTCCGAGCATAAAGAAAGCACGACAAATGTACAACGCCACTTCAGATTTtgtattaaaattagtttcatGTGATGGCCTTGTTGCGGAAGAGCAGGCTCCTGGATTGTGCCTCCCTGCAAGAGTCATTGTGAACTGA
- the LOC142550269 gene encoding SMR domain-containing protein At5g58720, with product MNHTKKKKKKRQIVSGKENGGIQAASCKFTDEKDQRNLRNLFMAFSSVSLEEVHTAYKEAKGDPDVAAKILANFVESAAREDQSTTCSSSSGNDNVGSSSSSFASEVFGDANEFQQVGFDRKSNLKSKKVIAAAGTVSTVLGKDYVRSTPKKGPSKLKGFHEESLNRKEAEKFLCSMLGEECELSSAIVSDVLGQCGDDLEKALDVLLELSATSKEQLTDRTLDSNFLSSEIKLKDNPWFTGNHCRDLSKVTGSSESHVSTEMGYLKSEIPQQLLESLFNMPTPKTAEHEPSTMNWRNVVKKMTSLGQRSEPGEGEQRKPLQGKGDEYLALRATAKQHWESMKSYYQKATTAFANGEKEHAAYLSEQGRSHNIMARKADEKASQDIFTARNKSIENEITIDLHGQHVKQAMRLLKLHLLFGAYVRSLRSFKVITGSGSHGLGKSKVKSSVVNLLKKEGIEWSEVNQGMLLVRLDGQRDFGFLDSDSDI from the exons ATGAACCAcacaaagaagaagaagaagaagagacaAATAGTTTCTGGAAAGGAGAATGGGGGTATTCAAGCTGCATCATGTAAATTTACAGATGAAAAAGACCAGAGGAATTTGAGAAATTTATTCATGGCTTTTAGTTCTGTGTCTCTGGAAGAAGTTCATACAGCTTACAAAGAAGCGAAGGGGGATCCCGACGTGGCTGCTAAAATTCTTGCCAATTTTGTTGAGAGTGCAGCGAGGGAGGATCAGAGTACAACATGCTCAAGCTCCAGTGGGAATGACAACGTGGGTTCAAGCTCGAGTTCATTTGCATCAGAAGTTTTTGGTGATGCTAATGAATTCCAGCAGGTTGGGTTTGACCGGAAGAGTAACCTCAAGTCGAAGAAAGTCATTGCTGCTGCAGGTACTGTGTCGACGGTGTTGGGCAAAGACTATGTCCGTTCTACTCCGAAGAAGGGCCCTTCTAAATTGAAGGGATTTCACGAGGAGAGTTTGAACAGGAAGGAAGCTGAAAAGTTCTTATGTTCGATGCTTGGTGAAGAGTGTGAACTAAGCTCGGCTATAGTTAGCGATGTATTAG GTCAATGCGGAGATGACCTGGAGAAG GCTTTAGATGTGCTGCTTGAGTTATCAGCTACCTCAAAAGAGCAG CTAACTGACAGAACACTTGACTCAAATTTCCTTTCATCTGAAATTAAACTTAAGGACAATCCTTGGTTTACAGGAAATCATTGCAG gGATCTTTCAAAAGTCACCGGATCCAGTGAATCTCACGTTTCAACAGAGATGGGATATTTGAAGTCAGAGATTCCGCAGCAGTTATTGGAGTCCTTGTttaacatgcccactcccaagACTGCTGAACATGAACCAAGCACCATGAACTGGAGAAATGTTGTTAAGAAAATGACATCCCTCGGTCAAAGGTCTGAACCTGGTGAGGGTGAACAACGGAAGCCTCTCCAAG GTAAAGGAGACGAATATTTGGCACTCAGAGCTACTGCAAAGCAGCACTGGGAGTCAATGAAATCTTACTATCAGAAG GCTACAACTGCTTTTGCAAATGGAGAGAAGGAACACGCTGCTTATCTCTCTGAGCAG GGTAGGTCACATAATATAATGGCTCGCAAGGCAGATGAGAAAGCTAGCCAGGACATATTTACTGCTAG AAACAAAAGTATAGAAAACGAGATAACAATTGATCTGCATGGACAACACGTTAAACAAGCAATGAGGCTTTTGAAGCTCCACCTTCTGTTTGGAGCATACGTTCGCT CTCTGCGGTCATTCAAAGTTATCACTGGAAGTGGGAGCCATGGTTTGGGCAAATCGAAGGTGAAAAGTTCG GTCGTTAATCTTCTAAAGAAAGAAGGTATAGAGTGGTCAGAAGTGAACCAGGGAATGTTGTTAGTAAGGCTCGATGGACAGAGAGATTTTGGCTTCCTAGATTCTGATAGTGATATCTGA
- the LOC142550274 gene encoding inositol 3-kinase gives MTKKMRQGGVVSCLVVGNYCHDVLIKDGEVLAESLGGAASFIAEVLDGLSVAATFISKVGSDFSYAVNHPPLVSAYSRTTLFHAHFSSQIQRQDRVLKRVRFCEPITPLDLPDSRFEYGLAVGVGGEILPETLERMLDICETVFVDVQGLIRAFDEDDGTVKLFQLKDSKFYNLLPRIGFLKASADEAPYIDVDEAKKFCCLVVTNGKDGCTLYYRDDEQQIAPFPTVQVDPTGAGDSFMGGFVAGLALGLAAPDAALLGNFFGSLTVGQMGLPKFDSGLLQRVKEEVHRKRLRLFECHEPGKDSSVFMKPLDHEDFLTALSTAKSLLTCPNQKSQVGLATLPKVVEHYNHLPSGQSKQFPGFVFDEPIWSGDEVP, from the exons ATGACCAAAAAGATGAGACAAGGTGGAGTTGTTTCATGCCTGGTGGTTGGAAACTATTGCCATGACGTGTTGATCAAGGACGGCGAGGTGTTAGCGGAATCCCTCGGCGGTGCCGCCTCCTTCATCGCCGAAGTGCTCGATGGTCTCTCTGTTGCCGCCACTTTCATCTCTAAAGTGGGTTCCGATTTTTCCTACGCAGTAAACCACCCACCCCTCGTCTCTGCTTATTCCAGAACAACCCTCTTCCATGCTCACTTCTCTTCTCAAATCCAACGACAAGACCGCGTGCTCAAAAGGGTTCGATTCTGCGAGCCAATTACGCCCTTGGATCTCCCCGACTCGCGATTCGAGTACGGTTTGGCAGTTGGCGTGGGTGGAGAAATCTTGCCGGAAACGCTGGAGCGAATGCTCGATATTTGTGAGACGGTGTTCGTAGATGTTCAAGGATTGATCCGGGCCTTCGATGAAGACGATGGAACAGTGAAGCTTTTTCAATTGAAGGATTCCAAATTCTATAATTTACTCCCAAGAATTGGGTTCTTGAAGGCATCGGCTGACGAGGCGCCGTATATTGATGTTGACGAGGCGAAGAAATTTTGTTGCCTGGTAGTGACGAATGGAAAGGATGGATGTACCCTTTATTACAGGGATGATGAGCAGCAAATTGCTCCCTTTCCGACTGTACAGGTCGATCCCACTGGCGCTGGGGATAGTTTTATGGGGGGCTTTGTTGCTGGACTTGCGCTGGGGCTGGCAGCGCCAGATGCTGCTTTATTGGGGAACTTTTTTGGATCACTCACCGTTGGGCAAATGGGGCTTCCCAAGTTTGATTCGGGTTTATTGCAG AGAGTCAAGGAAGAAGTGCACCGGAAGAGGTTGAGGTTGTTCGAATGCCATGAACCGGGAAAAGACAGTTCAGTATTTATGAAACCTTTAGATCACGAAGATTTCCTTACAGCGCTTTCTACAGCAAAATCATTGCTCACGTGTCCTAACCAAAAAAGCCAGGTGGGGCTGGCAACTTTGCCTAAAGTGGTAGAACACTATAACCACTTACCCTCCGGTCAGTCAAAACAATTTCCGGGCTTCGTTTTTGATGAACCAATTTGGTCTGGTGATGAAGTACCTTGA